Within Actinobaculum sp. 313, the genomic segment CGTCGCTCATTTTGAAGAAGTTGTAGGCATTCACGTCGCACGATTCGGTGCGGGGGATTCTCTGCGCGTCTCCTGGCAGCGCGACGATGGCTCAGCCGGGAGCTCTCAGGGACCGTTTGATCCGGCCGAAGTTGAAGCCTTTCGCGCTCGCATGCGTGCGCGAGGGGGCGCCGGTCCCGCCATCTAGACATACACCGAGAGTGGTCATGCGGCACCTTGCCCAGCGCAATCCGCACTCGATGCACAGAGTCCGAGAACAGGGCGGCACCGCGCCGAGCACCGCCGAAACGCCAATTGGAGAAAGATCCACGTCGCAAACCAGGCATCTCGCCGCGGCTTCGGAGAGTATGCCAAGATATGCATATGAGCATGACAATCGGTGTAGATGTTGGCGGTACTAAAATCGCCGCCGGGCTGGTGAGTGACGGGCAGATCATCGCGTCATTACGCAAGCCAACCCCAGCGCATGACGCCGACGCCGTCGTGCAAACAATCGTCGACTGCATCGCTGAACTTCCAGAAGCTGCCAGCATCACCAAGGTCGGCATCGGCGCTGCGGGCTTCGTCACCGCAGACCGCAGGGAAGTTGTCTTCTCCCCAAATCTTCCCTGGCGGAATTTCCCTCTCGCACAGCGGGTAGCAGACGCAACTGGTAAACGCGTCGTCGTGGAGAATGATGCGAGTGCGGCGGCGTGGGCCGAATATCGTTTCGGTGTGGCCGTCGGCGCCCAGTCCGTTGCGGTTGTGACCGTTGGCACCGGCATCGGCGGAGGCATTATTATCGATGGCCAACTCATACGCGGCGCCTCGGGCTTCGCCGCCGAAATTGGGCATATCTGCCTCGAACCAACCGGCCACCGTTGCAACTGCGGGCTCATAGGCTGCTGGGAGGCGTACTCCTCCGGCAGCGCACTGGTGCGTGACGCACGGCAGGTAGCCCACGAGAAACCTAACTACGCCGCACGATTGCTGGAGCTCGCCGGTGGATCCGCCGAGGCCATTACCGGGCAAATGGTGACGCAGGCCGCGCAAGAGGGAGACCCCTGTGCGCTCGCTTGTTTCAACAACGTCGGGTATTGGATGGGCCGCGGGCTGGCCGACCTCGCGGCAGTACTGGACCCCGAGGTTTTTGTTCTTGCTGGTGGGGTATGCGAGGCGGGCGATCTACTGCTGACGCCCACGAGAGAATCGTTTGAGGAGCTGCTCACTGCTCGCGCCTATCGGCGCACTCCCCAGATCATGATCGCCACGCTCGGCTCTGCGGCAGGAATCATCGGCGCAGCTGACCTCGGCCGATTGTAAGAGCGGTAACCACTTCTACTACACCCATTAGATAGAAAAAATTGAGCCTACGCTAAACGCGCCGGTATTGCAACTTTTCAAATGGGTACTGGATGGGCGTTTCTCCCCATTGTGCCGCCATGTTCCAGCCTCTATTGTCACGTACAGGTGGCCTATCATCCCAGCGGGTTTGCGACCACCGACGGACTGGGTCTGCTGCACACGCTCACAGACCCGAAGGAAAGGAACAGTATCTTGTTACGCAAATTGAAGGGATTGTTTCGATCGCGAGCATCAGCCTTCTCACCCTCTCGGTTCTGCCTGCTGCAAATGCAGCAGCACCCGGATGGAAATCAGGCGCCGGATATTTCACCGGCTCGTCGCTCCACACCGGCGTCGAAGTTGGTCCGGAAGGAAACTCCTACATGTGTGCCGCAGACGGCGGTACCGCATCTGTTACAAGTAACTCCGTAACTCAGGGCATATGAACCCCGCAGCACCGGTGAACTCACTCGATGTCCGCTCACTAGGAGGAAACAGGAGCGCGACCATCTCCGATGCCACGCAACTCGGACAGATGGCCTACATCGCTTCCACCGCTGACATCAGCACCGACGAATCTGCTGCAACAGCACAGATCGCCATCATTCGTGCAGCCGGAATGTACGAAGGGAGTGTGTACGAGCAGGCAGAGCACGGCACGTACGCTTCAACCAATGCTGACAAGTTGAAGTCTCCGGCGAAGAACTCCGCAGAACTAGCAAGCCGGGCTGAGCAGTACGGTGGTCCTTACACCGTACAACCCACCCTCGACCTTCCTGATGGTGTTACAGGCTCCATCGGCAATATCGGCGCAAAATCTGCGGCAGGCAACTGGCTCTCTGGATACACCTACACCCTAGAAATCACCGGGCCGGCAGTGTTCGACAGTACCGGTGGCACGACTGTGACCGGAACAACCTCCGGCTCGGCCAAATCCGAGTCCATCCGCGCCACCGCGAGCGGTGAGGTCGCCGTCGAACTCACAGTCAAGGATCTGCCGACGTCGCAGGCATGGATCTCAACCGGTGTGATCGGAAATGCCACCACTCAGAATCAGCG encodes:
- a CDS encoding ROK family glucokinase — protein: MSMTIGVDVGGTKIAAGLVSDGQIIASLRKPTPAHDADAVVQTIVDCIAELPEAASITKVGIGAAGFVTADRREVVFSPNLPWRNFPLAQRVADATGKRVVVENDASAAAWAEYRFGVAVGAQSVAVVTVGTGIGGGIIIDGQLIRGASGFAAEIGHICLEPTGHRCNCGLIGCWEAYSSGSALVRDARQVAHEKPNYAARLLELAGGSAEAITGQMVTQAAQEGDPCALACFNNVGYWMGRGLADLAAVLDPEVFVLAGGVCEAGDLLLTPTRESFEELLTARAYRRTPQIMIATLGSAAGIIGAADLGRL